A window of Deinococcus detaillensis genomic DNA:
GCGTTTCTTGCAACTTGTTGAGCATCGAGAACAGCTGTCCGGCGTCGATAAATTCTTCGTCGTCCTCGCTGTCCTCACCGTCTTCGCCTTCTGCTTCTTCGGCGTCTAATTCAGCGTCCTCGTCAATTTCCTCGCCTTCGAGGTGGGGCAAAATGCTCTGCACAGCGGCGGGAGCCTCTTGCTGCTCAGTGTGCTCGGTCTGCTCTTCTGCGGCAGCCGCGTTGATGGTGTCTTGCTGCTCGCCTTCGGGTTGGTGCTGATCGCTCATGGTCTTTTTGTCCTTTGCCCGTTTTTCGGGTCTACCCCTTAGTCTATCACGCGCCTACACTGAGAGCATGACCCCACCCAGTAACTCTCCCAACAACACGGCGGCCAGTACCGCTGGCAAACCCGTCGCTGCCGCTGACCGCGCCCGCCTAGACCAAGTGTTTATGCAGGTGATGTTAGACGTGCAGGCCCAGGCCCAACAAAGCCGACCTCCGCAGGCAGGCAACCTCGCCGCCATGTTTCACAAAGAGCAGGTCAGCGAAGCGCTTCAGGGCTGCGCCATGCTGATCGCGGGCTGGAACCAAAACCGAATCGACAGCGCCGGAACCACCCGAGCGGCGCGGGCATTTCGGGCGCTGGACTTGCCGGAACTTGCGGGGCGTATCGAGCAGCTCCACAAAATTGACGAAGGCTAAAAAGGCGAGGGCTCAAACCCGGCCCGCCGATCAGACGCCCAGCCAAGCCGCCAACTCTTTTTCAAAGGCCTCATGCCGCTCGTGGGAGTAGAGCAGGCCATGAAAACCGTAGGCGTTGGCGGCGTCGATGTTTTCTTGCACGTCGTCTACAAAAGCGGTCTGCGCGGCGGGACGCTGCATGGCCTCCTCAAGCGCGGCGAACGATTGGGGGTCAGGTTTCTTAATGCCGATTTCGTTGGAAAACACCAGAGCGTCAAAGCGGGTGAACTCGGGCCGCGCCCGCAGGTGATCACTCACCACCGGATAGTTGTTGCTGAGCAGGCCCACCCGGACGGTCTTGGGGAAAGCGGCGAGCGCGGCGTACATCGGGGCGTTGTCATGGACGCTGCTCAGATAAAGGGCTTCAAATTCTTCATAAGCAAACTCCACTCCAGTTTCTTGTTGCAAAGTCGCCCAGAACTGCGGCAGCGTCCACGCACCGACTTCGAGCTGGCGCACATGCTGGAAATAGCTTTGGCGCACCGTTTCCACGCTGACGCCGCCGCGCTCGGCCACCTTGCCAGTGGAGCGCCCATCAAAGGTGCCGATGGTAAATACGCCGCCCCAATCGAAAGCGACGTGACGCTGGGTGGATACAGAGCTGGAAGCTGGGGAAGTCATGCCCACTATTATTGGTGAGTGAGCGCGGCATCAAGGCGGCACGCTCTAGGCCAATCGGAGACTTGTTTTGCTGCGTCACGAATATAAATAAATCTTTACCTCAACCACATAATTAGCACATCACTTGGGTAGATACTGG
This region includes:
- a CDS encoding HAD family hydrolase — encoded protein: MTSPASSSVSTQRHVAFDWGGVFTIGTFDGRSTGKVAERGGVSVETVRQSYFQHVRQLEVGAWTLPQFWATLQQETGVEFAYEEFEALYLSSVHDNAPMYAALAAFPKTVRVGLLSNNYPVVSDHLRARPEFTRFDALVFSNEIGIKKPDPQSFAALEEAMQRPAAQTAFVDDVQENIDAANAYGFHGLLYSHERHEAFEKELAAWLGV